A window from Engraulis encrasicolus isolate BLACKSEA-1 chromosome 11, IST_EnEncr_1.0, whole genome shotgun sequence encodes these proteins:
- the LOC134458835 gene encoding splicing factor 3B subunit 4-like, whose product MGYIGRKRKRKSGNRPSEPANPSGQSSPQPGPSGEPTTLGDDQAGASSKRSRPGTASPLPRAATSPGSPEPRASNELAARGDNGGSSSSMSSRPGAASPLPRAADPPRSPQPVASRQVFEPMEVPGAGPAYGYGYPPHALPQVFEPMEVPGAGPAHGYGYPPHAPPQVFEHVEVPGAGPAHGYGYPPHALPQVFEHVEVPGAGPAHGYGYPPHAPPQVFEHVEVPGAGPAHGYGYPPHAPPQVFEHVEVPGAGPAYGYGYPPHAPPQVFEHVEVPGAGPAYGYGYPPHAPPQVLARDHLNPVVATTLASLPQSATDALALFSTLLATLPLCGGNDLNTTELLEHFLAETNHKLSTMIYDIMTYHNGGFPPGFYDPDVVTEETRCPICLEDYEVGDALSLFPCQHLMHNVCLQRWVERSRTCPVCRAPA is encoded by the coding sequence ATGGGTTACattgggaggaagaggaagaggaagagcggtAACAGACCCTCTGAGCCAGCGAACCCCTCTGGGCAGAGCAGCCCACAGCCAGGACCCTCTGGGGAACCTACTACCCTCGGTGATGACCAGGCAGGGGCATCATCCAAGAGATCCAGGCCTGGAACTGCCAGTCCCCTGCCCAGGGCTGCAACTTCCCCCGGCTCCCCAGAGCCGAGAGCCTCCAATGAACTTGCTGCTCGCGGTGATAATGGTGGATCCTCATCATCCATGAGCTCCAGGCCTGGAGCTGCCAGTCCCCTGCCCAGGGCAGCAGACCCACCAAGATCCCCTCAGCCAGTGGCATCTCGTCAGGTGTTCGAGCCCATGGAGGTGCCTGGAGCAGGGCCTGCATACGGTTATGGATACCCACCTCACGCTCTACCTCAGGTCTTTGAGCCCATGGAGGTGCCTGGAGCAGGACCAGCTCACGGCTATGGATACCCACCTCACGCTCCACCTCAGGTGTTTGAGCACGTGGAGGTGCCTGGAGCAGGACCAGCACACGGCTATGGATACCCACCTCACGCTCTACCTCAGGTCTTCGAGCACGTGGAGGTGCCTGGAGCAGGACCAGCACACGGCTATGGATATCCACCTCACGCTCCACCTCAGGTCTTTGAGCATGTGGAGGTGCCTGGAGCAGGACCAGCTCACGGTTATGGATACCCACCTCACGCTCCACCTCAGGTGTTTGAGCACGTGGAGGTGCCTGGAGCAGGACCTGCATACGGTTATGGATACCCACCTCACGCTCCACCTCAGGTGTTTGAGCACGTGGAGGTGCCTGGAGCAGGACCTGCATACGGTTATGGATACCCACCTCACGCTCCACCTCAGGTGTTGGCGCGTGATCACCTGAACCCTGTGGTGGCCACTACTCTGGCTTCTCTCCCACAGAGTGCAACAGACGCGCTGGCCTTGTTCTCCACTCTGCTGGCCACCCTGCCGCTCTGTGGAGGTAATGACCTCAACACCACAGAGCTGCTGGAGCACTTCCTGGCTGAGACAAACCACAAGCTCTCCACGATGATCTACGACATCATGACGTATCACAATGGTGGCTTTCCCCCCGGGTTCTACGACCCCGACGTCGTGACTGAGGAGACGCGGTGCCCCATTTGCTTGGAGGACTACGAGGTGGGCGATGCACTCTCCCTGTTTCCGTGCCAACACCTAATGCACAACGTCTGCCTTCAGCGTTGGGTGGAGAGGAGCCGCACCTGCCCCGTCTGCAGGGCACCAGCGTAG